The segment AGTTCCTGCAGAACCTTACGCAGCTTGGAGACGCGCTTGTTGCCCATTTTCATTCTCCTCTCGAAATAGCCACATTGTATTTTACCATAGCGGCAGGCCAACTGAGAAGTTTTTTCGAAGGGCCTAGGCCAGCTTCGTCTGCTGTTCGCGTTTGCGTTCATCCGTATACTCGATTGCCGCCGTATATCCGATGAATAATCCCCATAGCAGGAAGAGACAGAATTCGCTGATCACCGTGATCCAAGGCAGCTTGAACGGCGGCTGGAGCAGGAATAAGCGCGAGCAGGCCAGGAACAGGACCGACCACCACAGCACCCCGTAGAACATCCCAGGCCAAGGTCCGTTAAGCTTCCGGAACACCAGCACATAGATTAAGGACGAGAGTACCGACAGAATGATAAAAAATAAATACCCGAGCAAATGCCCGGCAGGCGTCAGCAGAAATTCATGCTTGAAAAAGGGTTCCGCCAAAAATCCCGGAATGACCTTAGTGAAGTGCAGAACATACATCAGCCAGTGCAACCCTCCCCAGATTAAACCGGCGAAATAACCCAGTTCAATGGAGAAATAAAAAGGATTCGTCTGGACGCTTTTGTGCTTGCTTGAAGAACTCATAGAGCTCCCTCTCTTTCGGTATGGGGTTAATCCGGTTTCCACTCCGCTCTCTACAGCTAGTATGTACAGCTAACGGCAATCCAACTAGTAATGTGTTTAAAAATTAGTTACAATGTATTATATAAATCATATCAATATACGGGAAGGTGAATTGGTTGTCCCAGGAAACTCCCAGTTACGGCGGCCAAGCCGTCATCGAAGGCGTCATGTTCGGCGGCAAGCATATCAACGTAACAGCCGTAAGACGAAAGAATCAGGAGATTACATTTTTGGAGGTGCCGAAGAGCGATAAGAGCTGGGTCCTTAAACTGCGCAAGATTCCGCTGCTTCGCGGCATTGTCAGTATTATAGATTCCAGCGCCAAAGGCTCGAAGCATCTGAACTATTCGGCAGAATCCTATGCCGAGGATGAGACGGAGCCGGAAGAGCTTGCCAAGCAGCAAGCGAAGAACAAGAAGAAGGACGAAGGCTGGAGCCTCGGAATGATCTTCGGCGTAGCTATAATGGGGATTCTTTCTTTCCTGTTCGGCAAGCTGATTTTCACGCTGGTCCCGGTATTCGTAGAAGATTTTTTGTTCAAAAATGTATTTGACAACTATATTCTGCACAACCTTGTGGAAGGCGGCATCAAGCTGATTCTCCTGCTCGTCTATCTCTGGGCGATCTCGCAGACGCCAGTGATCAAGCGGCTCTTCCAATATCACGGAGCTGAGCACAAGGTCATCAGCGCCTTTGAAGCTGGTGAAGAGCTGACCGTAGCGAACGTACAGAAATACAGCCGTCTGCATTACCGCTGCGGAAGCAGCTTCATGATGCTGACGATTATCCTCGGTGTAATTATCTACTCGGTCGTCCCGTGGAATTCCCTGATGGAACGGGTACTGCAGCGTATCGTTCTTTTGCCGGTGGTCATCGGAATCTCGTTCGAGGTACTGAAGGGCACGAATGCGGTAAGAGATATTCCCGGCCTTAAGTATCTGGGGTACCCGGGCCTGTGGCTGCAGCTGCTGACTACCAAGGAACCGAAGGACGATATGGTAGAGGTGTCGATCGCTTCCTTCAACCGTATGCGGGAGCTGGACGCTGCAATTGAAGCAAAAGGATATTCGGAGGCAAGTGTGTCAGGCGGCATTTTGGATCCTGCGAAAGGATGATTAGCCAATGATCAGACATGCTTTGATATTTTGGATTACGACAGCTCTTGCCGTATGGGGCCTGATGGTAGATATTATGGCACGCGGCCTGATGGCCTTGTCCATCTTCATCTTACCCCTGATTCTGCTGGGACTGTTGTATTACGCCTACAAAGTGGCCCCCGGCAGAATGGGAGGCGGACCCGGTCGTCCGCGCACCAAGGTTAAGCCTTCAGCCAAAACGATGTCCAAGGTTGCCGGCATCCGCAAGACCACTGGCTCACCCGGTAAGCGCAAAAGCTATCCCTTCCAGGTCATCGAAGGCAGCAAGGGGAAGAATGATGATCAGCTGCCCAAATATCACTGAATACTGAATGTAACGAAGCAGAGCTGCAAAAGGCATCCCCACTTGAGGAAATCACGTGGGGATGCCTTTTTTCTGGAAAGATAAGAATTTATAGGTTTTGGTTTAGTTACCGCCTTGGAGCAGCGGGATGAAGGGTTGCCCTCCAGGTATAGGAAGGCGGTGCCGGACGATAGTTAGCAAAGAACTCTTCTCCGGCTGCGATGCCCGCCGTATACAAGGCGTCAGTCTGTGCCTGCGTGATATGAAACTCGGTGGTGGAGATGCCCAGCGTAGGGATTTTGACCGTACGAACGAATTTATCCGTCTCAATATACCGTTCATCATGCGCGGAGAGCATCGTCTCCACCATCGCCTCCAGCATGCTGAACGGCCCCGTAATATGATGCGGCTGCGGAGCCGTCTTCCCGATCAGCTGGTAGCCTATGGTTGGTGTTCTGCGCCCGGGGGACTGGAAGCCGTCCTTCTTCTCATCGAACAGCCAGAGCGGGAAATTACTCAGCACCCCGCCGTCCACCATATAGACCAGCTGCCCGCTGAACGGCTTCCCCCTTGCCGCCTCTCCGGCCAGCCGCAGGATCACCGGATCGAAGAAATACGGAATGCTGCAGCTCATCCGCACCGCCTTGGCGACTTCGAAGCTGTCAGGCTCTATCCCGTACAGCACCAGATCGTCGGGCAGCACCACAATCCGCCCGTTGGTGATGTCTGATGTAATTACCCGCAGCTTGCCGCGCGGCAGATCCCGGAATCTTACTACACCCTTATCCAGCAGCAGGCCGCGAATCCACGCTTCCAGCGCCTGGCCCGAGTACAGCCCCTTCTTGAGGAGCACGCGCAAGGCCGGTCCAATGTAGGCAGTATTGTATAACGCTCCCCGTTTCAGGAACGCGGTGAACGGCGTATGCCGGATAATCCGGCTCATGGCCTCCCCGCTGTACCCCGCTGCCAGCAGTGAGGCAATGATCGAACCGGAAGACGTCCCTGCCACCCTACCGAAGGTGCGGCCTGCGCGTTCCGTCGCCTCCACCGCACCTGCCAGGGCAATCCCTTTGACTCCCCCGCCTTCAAATACTGCGTTAATCTCCATACATGGCAAACCCCCGTTCCATAGAATGTATTGTTATCTATGAGCACGGGGGACTATTCATTACTTAACTCTTGAAATAGAAGCTGAGCAGGCTGGCCAGCCCATACGGGTCACGGACGACAATATCATTCGCCCGGAACAGGATGCTGCCTCCCACCTCATCGTACTTCTCATTATACTTGAGCTGGTTGATAATCTGATCCCCGCTCTGCCATTCCGCTGTCTGCTTGGTATCCCCTACCTTGTAGGAGGCCAGGCCGATGTACAGCTTAACCTTCGTTCCCTTAACCTCGTTCACCCACCAGTCCACCAGCTTGTCATAACGGGCGGCGCTGAAGGAGAGGCTCCAATAGACCTGCGGAGCAACATAATCGATCCAGCCGCTCTGAATCCAGGTGCGCACATCTGCATACATGTCATCATAGGCTGACACCCCTGCTGTAGTATCTGAGCCGGTGCTATCCGCTTTTTTGTTGCGCCATACCCCGAACGGGCTGACCCCGTAAGAAACGGACGGCTTCGCTGCATGAATCTCCTGCCCCAGCTGGCGGATGAACTGGTTGATATTATCCCGCCGCCAGTTGCCTTTGCTGCTAATTCCTTGTGTATTGAAGGTCTTGAAGGCCGTATCATCGGCAAAAGCTACATTTGAAGGATAAAAGTAATCATCCAGATGTACTCCATCGATATCATACCCTCTGACCACCTCCATCACCGTGTCAATGATATGCTGCCGCGCATCTGGAATCCCCGGATTTATGTACAGCTTGTTCTCGGCCTTGACGATCCAGTCCGGATGAAGCTTGGCGACATGGTTAGAGGCTAGACTGCTGGTAGATGCGTCTGTGGTAGCCCGGAACGGATTGAACCAGGCGTGCAGCTGCATTCCCCGGCTGTGGGCACTGCTAACCATATAGGCCAGCGGGTCGTAGCCGGGCTCCTTCCCCTGAGTCCCGCTAAGCACCTTGGACCAGGGCACGATCTGTGAAGGATAAAGTGCATCCCCAGACGGTCTGACCTGGACGAATACACTATTGAATCCGGCCGCCTTCAGCTTGTCCAGCAGGCTGTCGAACTCCTTCTTCTGCTTGTCGGGATTGCCTGCCGAAGACGTAGAGGGCCAATCCAGATTATACACAGTGGATACCCAGGCGCCCTTCATCGCCTTACTGGTCTTGGCACCAGGAATAGAAGGTACGGTTGGTGACGGTACCGTTGGTATTGGCACAGACGGCGTAGGTGGTACAGTTGGTGTAGGCACTGACGGAACTGACGGCACCGCAGGCGTTGAAGGCGCGCCGATCTCCTTGCCGGAATATAAGGAAATATGCTTCGTCGCCTGATCCCAGAGTACCTGAAGCCCAAGCTGCTCGCTTACAAACCGCAGCGGGACCATGACCCGCCCCTGTGTGATCTGCACAGAAGTATCCAGACGGACAGACGCCCCGTTAACGATGGCACTTGTTTTGCCGCTGGTCAGCTGCAGTATATTATTATCCTTGCTGATGGTTGCTGTCTTACTGGCCTGATCCCATTTCACACCGGCCCCCAGTCCCTGGCTAATCACACCGGCAGGCACCATCGTAACGTTGGTACGAGTAATATACGGCGGCACATCCGGGTTCAGCGTCTCCCCATCCAGTTCAATGGTAATTTGCACAGAAGCTGCGCGCACACCCGGCGTCCACACGGGCAGACATAACATAACGACGAGCAGTCCTACGATCCATTTACGGTAATTCATAATTCCTCCCAGGTCTTGAAGTTGTATATATAAAAAATGACCCTCTCATCCTTAAGTAAGGGAGAAGGCCGCTCTTTGGTGTAAACGGAATCCTTCCTGAAGTGAAAAAGGAACGGTACCCGTTTTGACGTAAAAAAACTGGAAAGGTTGCGCTAATCAAACAAAAAAAGCCACGTTTATGAATCGCTGGCCATCTCATGGTGAATATCATACAAGGTCTGCACACGCGCTTCATCCCGGCGGAAATACTCCACCAGCGTTTCGATCCGGGTGATGGAATCCCAGCTCAAGTGATGCTCAATGCCTTCAACATCCTTATAAATATGCTCTTGCTGCACCCCAATAATCCCGAGGAACTCCTCCAGCAGCTGATGGCGGTCCACAAGACGTTTCCCCACTTTTTTTCCTTTGCTTGTTAGGACAAGCCCACGATATTTCTCATAGATGAGATATTCGTCCTTATCCAGTTTTTGGATCATCTTGGTCACAGAGGAGGGATGGACTTCCAGCCCCTCGGCAATATCCGAGACCCGCGCATAACCCTTCTCGTCGATGAGCTTATATATGCGCTCCAAATAATCCTCCATGCTGGGTGTTGGCATTCTAGCTTACCTCTTTTCTATAATGAGCGTAACGGTGGGACCGGGCCTTGCTCTAACAATGATACATGCTTCTGCCGCTCCTTGGCAAGTCCTGCCGGTCATACGCTTCCCCGGTTAGTGATGTTTACCATGATTCCATTCGCCTGCGGATTGGCACAATAACGGTATCCTCATCCCGAAGGAGCGTGAAATAATGACCTTAATCACACCCGAACACCCTCCTGCCAAAAGACAGCGCAAGCCCACCGGACTGTTCATCCCGGAGCTGGTTTTCTTCGAGCCCGATGCGCTCAATTATCCCAAAGGGGAGCGGATTATGGAATGGGTCAAGTCCCGGAATATTCCTTACCGTATGACCACCTCGCATAACCGGATTACCAACCTGCCCGGCGAGACTGAAACCGAGCAATACAAAATCGCCAAACGGACGCTTGTGGTCGGCTTGCGTAAGACGCTAACTTTTGACCAGTCGAAGCCGTCTGCCGATTATGCGATTCCGATTGCCACCGGGTGCATGGGCCACTGTCATTATTGTTACCTGCAGACTACGCTGGGAGCGAAGCCCTACATCCGCGTCTATGTCAATACCGGGGACATCATCGATGCAGCCAAAAAATATATCACCGAGCGTTCCCCGGAAATTACAACGTTCGAAGCGGCCTGTACCTCAGACCCGCTCGGCCTTGAGCATATTACCGGCTCGCTGACGGAACTGATCGAATTCATGGCGGAGGAGCCGCTCGGGCGGCTGCGCTTCGTAACCAAATACCAGCATGTCGAGCCGCTGCTTAAGCTGAAGCATAACGGCCATACCCGTGTACGCTTCAGCGTGAACGCCGACTATGTAATTAAAAACTTCGAGCCGGCCACCTCACGCTTCGAGGAACGCATTGAGGCCGCCGGACAGATCGCCCGTGCCGGGTATCCGCTGGGCTTCATCATTGCCCCTATTATCTGGCATGACGGCTGGGAAGACGGCTACAGCGAGCTATTGGAGAAGCTGGCGCATGCCCTGCCGCCAGGGATTGGCCAAGGGCTGACCTTCGAGATGATCCAGCACCGCTTCACCAAGACGGCCAAGACCGTCATCGAGAAGCGTTATCCCAAGTCGAAGCTGGAGATGGACATCGAGAAGCGCAAGAAGAAATGGGGCAAATGGGGACAGAATAAATATGTCTACCCGGACGAACAGCAAACCGCCCTGCGCGAATTCATCACAGAGCGGATTTTTGAGCATTTTCCGGAAGCAGGCATTGATTACTTCACTTAAAGCTTCATTTAGAAAATCAGCCAGCGCGGCGTAATGCCCTGCAGCCAGATCGTAATGCGGAACATCTGGTCGGTGAACAGCAGGATGCCCATGAATACCATCAGACCGCCGCCCAGCTTCATCAGCAGGTTGGAGTATTTCAGGATCTTGCGCGCCCCGCCCAGGAAAAAGGCCAGTCCGAAGAACGGCAGCGCAAAGCCGATACTGTACGCCGTAATCATCGTAAACCACGTTCCCGGATCACTGGCCGATAGCGCGATAATGGCTGTTAGAATCGGGCCGATACACGGTGACCAGCCTGCCGAGAACCCGATGCCGAAGATGAAGGAGCCCAGGTACCCGGCAGGCTTCCATCTCAACTCCAGCTTGCGTTCACGCAGCAGGAACTGCGGCTGGAACACGCCCAGCAGGAAGAGCCCCATGACAATAATAAGGATCGCCGACAATTGACGGATCAGATCCCGCTGGCCGTTGAAGAATTCACCGAACAAGCCGGCTCCGAAGCCGAGGGTATAGAACACTGCCGAGAAGCCCAGAATGAACGCCAGCGTATGCGAGAGGGTCCGGAGACGGACCTCTTTGCTGTTGCTGCCGCTCTTCAGCTCCTGCACCGATAAGCCGGTAATATAAGATAGATAAGAAGGATAGAGCGGCAGGCAGCAAGGCGATATGAATGACGCCACTCCGGCGGCAAAAGCGATTCCTGCATTCAGGTTGGACACGGGCGCATCTCCTTCCATAGTCGGGGTCACTCGGGTCACTTCATGTAGCAGCAGTACAGATACAATTATGTAGTTGGTGCTGAGGGCGGCCGGTTATATGCTTATTTGTTAAGTAGGCAGCCCTTTTTTTCCGATCAGGGTTAGGGTCAAAAGTGCAATTAACAGCAGAACAATCGTTGCTCCAGGAGCCAGATTCCATACTCCAGCAATGACCAGTCCGCCAATAACGGCAATCTCGGCAATCGCCACGGACAGAATAACCGAAGACTTGAAGCTCCGTGACAGCAGCAGACTAATGGCTACAGGAATGGTCAGCAGCGCAGAGACCAGCAGCGAGCCGACAATCTTGATCGCCGTACTGATCACCAGAGCCGTTAATACCGTAATCAGCATATTGAGCAGCTTCACCGGAAGTCCGCTGACACTTGCCGCGTCCTCTTCGAAGCTGAGCAGGAAGAATTCCTTGAAGAATAAGGTTACGACGACCACAACGGCAATCGTTACGATTCCCACCACGATAAGATCCGTAGTATTGAGCGTATAGATGCTGCCGAACAAATAGCTCATTACATCTGCATTATACCCTTTGCCCAGGGTGAAAAAAAGGGAGGCCAGCGCTACACCGCCCGACATGATGATGGCAATGGACAGCTCGGCGTAGCTTTTGTAGGCTTTGCGCAGCTTCTCAATCGCAAATGAGGCCACAACCGCGAAGATTAGCCCCGCCCCGAGCGGATAAAAGCCTGTCAGAAAGCCCAGCGCGACCCCGGCAATCGTAACATGCGCCAGCGTATCTCCGATCATGGACAGACGCCGCAGCACCAGAAAAACGCCGATCAGCGGCGCGGTAATACCAATCATCAGCCCGCCGGCCAGCGCCCGCTGGAAAAAATCACTAAACAGGATTTCCAAGATGATGTTCTCTCCTACTTTCAAATATGAAACCTTTCATTGCAAAAGCTTTTAGCCATCCCTCCCAAACCCTCCCTTCCCGAAGGGAGGGCCCCAAGGGCTCTGCCCTCTGGACACCCGTGAAGTGCAATTGGCGTGGGAGGAGGGGTTGTCGCAGCTTAGGGACGTTGGTGAAAAGAGCGCTTTGCCTCCCTGCGGGATACGCTTAACTGGAGACGGGATCTACATACGTCACAAGACTAAGAAGATCAAAAGATTAAGATCAAAAAATTAAGATCAAAAAATTAAGATCAAAAGATTAAGGGATCGTCCTATGTTGTACAATGGACGATCCGAAAACTGACTTGAGCGTTCTATGTTGCACAATGGACGATCCAACTGATGAGATCCTGACAACATCTCATCCTCTTATTGCAGAACGTACAACAGAATCTTAACTTTTGAGCGGTTAATCGGGTTCTGTTGTATTTCGTACAATGGATATTGGCAGAAGGGCTGGAAAACGGCCGATATCAAAAAATCTAATGTACAAACTGCAACAGAACAGCAAAAAGGGCAGAAATTCGGGCAATCTACTGTACAAAATACAAAAGGCTGCATTTCGAGCGGTTGGACCGTTTAATAATCAGGGTAACTATTCTCTTGTCAGCCAATGTCAACGATCAAGACAGGGTATGCTGCAAATTATCGACGGCGCAGTCCTGCACATCATGCGAGTGGCGGCAGTAGAAGTTGATTTTACCGTTCTTCTGGACGGGCTCGCTGCCCAGGTAATTCTTCATCATGTCGATATCATGCGAGACCATCAGGAAGGTCATATGGTGATGGGCATGCATGTGCATGATCAGCTCGAAGAATCCGGCCTGGGTCTCGGCGTCAATGCCGACGGTAGGCTCATCCAGAATCAGCAGATCCGGGTGGTTGATCAGCGCACGGGCCAAGAAGACACGCTGCTGCTGGCCACCGGACAGCTGGCCGACTCTTTTCTCGGCAATATCCTGAATCCGCATGACTTCAAGCGCATCCTCACACTGCCGGTGCTGGGCCTTGGATACGCGGCGGATCAGGTTCTTGTTGTTATACAGGCCGGACAATACGACCTCACGGACGGTCGCCGGGAACAGCGGGTTGAACGCATTCTTCTGCGGCACATAGCCGATCCGCTCCCAGTCCTTGAACCTCCGCACCGGCTGGCCGAATAATTTGATTTCTCCGCTGGTGGCAGGCAGCAGGCCGACGATCATTTTAAGCAGCGTAGTCTTGCCCGCACCGTTAGAACCGAGGATACCGAGGAAATCACGTTCTTTTACCGTATAATTCAGATTCGAGATCACCTTCTGTTCCCCGTAGGAGAAGGACAAATCCTGTATTTCGATCATATGCTGATGGCAGTCCAGGGATACCGGTTGCATGTGAAGTACCGCCTTTCACTTATACTTTCCTTATTATTGTAAGGCCAGAATGAGATTTTGCAAATTTTTCTCCATTAAGGTGAAATAGTTGTCCCCGTTCTTCTGCTGGGCCTCGGTCAGCCCTTCTACCGGATTCAGCACCATCGTGGATACCCCGGTCTCACTTGCCAGGGTCTTAGCCAGCTTATCGGATACAAGCTCCTCGAAGAAAATATAACGGATGCCCTCTGCCTTAACCAGCGCCGCCAGCTTCACCAGATCCTGCCCGCGCGGCTCAGCGTCCGGCGACAGCCCCATTATGGCATGCTGCGACAGTCCATAATCACGCGCTAGATACGAGAATGCCTGATGAGATACGACAATCTCCTTGTTAGGCAGCTTGCCCAGCTCTTCGGTGAACTTCAGATCCAATGCGCTCAGGCGGTCGGCGAGCTTCTGGTAGCGCTCCTCATAGCCTTCAGTATGCGCAGGATCAACGGATTGAAGACTATCCTTGATATTCTTGGCCATTACAAGCGCGGACTTCGGACTTACCCAGGTATGCGGGTCGGTGTGCAGGCTGTCGCCATGCCCGTCTGCTTCCGCTTCTTCACCTTCATGGCCGTGATCATGCCCGTCTTCTTCATCCGTAGTAATCAGCTTCACCCCTTGGCTAACCTCTACAGCCTTGGTCTTACTGTCACTATCGAGGCTCTTGAGGAAATTGGGTACCCAGCCCTCCAGCCCGGCTCCGTTATACAGGAACAGCTGCGCCTTGGAGGTTGCGATGATATCCTGGCTGCGCGGGGTCCAGTCATGCGGCTCTACCCCTACAGGAAGCAGGTTGATAACATTGGCATCTCCGCCGCCGATTTCGGCAGTGAATTCATATATTGGATAAAAAGTAGTTATAACGTTCACTTTTCCTTCAACGATACTGCCACTGCTCTTCGGACCACATGCGGTCAGCATCAGAACCAGCAGTAACGCGGCGACGGGCAGCAGCCGTCTAACCATTCTTGTATGTAACATTTCTCTATCGACCCCTTAAATCGTAAAATTTACTATCAGAATTATAATAGTAATCGTTACGATAAGTCAACTCCGATCTGCATTTCGTAGTCTGCAAGCTGCCTTCTACCCGGTTATCTTGGAGCAAAAAGAAGCAATCCCCGCTGCCTGTGGCCTGCGGAGATTGCTGTACGGTCATTATGCGGATGCTCTTGGCAGCCTTATTTCACAATCGCTCCGTTCGGCATGCTGTCCGGCACGGTAGCAATGGTCAGCTGATCGCCCTTGGAGGCGGCCAGGATCATGCCCTGCGACAGCTCACCGCGCAGCTTCACCGGCTTCAGGTTCACAATACAAATCACCTTGCGCCCCACCAGCTCCTCCGGTGTGTAGAACTTCGCAATGCCGGACACCACCTGGCGCTGCTCATAACCAAGATCCAGCTGCAGCTTCAGCAGCTTATCCGCCTTCTTTACCGGCTCGCAGGCGATGACCTGGGCTACGCGCAGCTCCGCCTTGGCGAAATCGTCGATGCCGATTTCTTCCTTATGCTCCTCTTCCTCCGGATCGGCAGCCGCCGCATCCGCAGTCACAGCAGCCCCTGCAGGCGCAGCTTCAGCAGCTGCTTCTGCAGGCTTCCCGGCTCCCATCGCTTCGGCGATGTACGCGACCTCCTGCGCCACATCCAGGCGCGGGAAGATCGGGTCGCCCTTCACCAGCCGGGTACCCGCTGGAATCAGGCCGAAGGATCTGCCGCTCTCCCAGGTGGTCAGCTCGCCCGGCTGAATGCCCAGCTGCTCCCAGATCTTCGCCGGAGCGCCGGTCAGGAACGGCTGAAGCAGGATGGACGCGGTGCGCAGTCCCTCGACCAGATGTCTCATCACCGAAGCCAGCTCCCCGCTGCGGCTCTCGTCCTTGGCGAGCACCCAAGGCTGGGTCTCGTCAATATACTTGTTTGTCCGGCTGATCAGCGCGCCGATGGCAGTCAGGGCTACGGAGAATTCCATCTTCTCCATCGCTTCTTCTACCTTAGCGTAAGTGCTCTGCACCATCGCCTCAAGCTCACCGTCAAATGCGGTAACCTGCCCGGCATAAGCCGGAAGCTCGCCGCCGAAGTATTTCTCCACCATCGCCCCCGTCCGGTTCAGCAGGTTGCCAAGGTCATTGGCCAGATCGTAGTTAATCCGGTCCACGAAGCTCTCCGGCGTGAAGGTTCCATCCGAGCCGAAGGGAACCTCGCGCAGCAGATAATAGCGCAGGGCATCCAGGCCGTAGCGGTCAATCAGCGTCACCGGATCGACCACATTGCCCTTGGATTTGGACATCTTGCCGTCCTTCATCAACAGCCAGCCATGGGCGAATACCTTCTTCGGCAGCGGTTCGCCGAGCGCCATCAGAATGATCGGCCAGTAGATGGTATGGAAGCGGACAATTTCCTTCCCGACGATGTGCACATCCGCAGGCCAGTACTTGTCATACAGGCTGCGGTCCTCCGAGCCATAGCCGAGAGCCGTAATGTAGTTAGTAAGCGCATCAATCCACACATACACTACATGCTTCTCGTCGCCTTTTACCTTAACGCCCCAGTCAAAAGTCGTACGGGATACAGCCAGATCCTCCAGACCCGGCTTGATGAAGTTGTTAATCATCTCATTCTTGCGGGATTCCGGCAGGATAAACTCCGGGTTCTCCTCGTAGAACTTCAGCAGGCGGTCAGCATACTTGCTCATGCGGAAGAAGTAGCTCTCCTCCTTGACCAGCTCCACCGGATGTCCGCTGTCCGGACTTTTTCCTCCGGTAATCTTGCCGTCAGCATCACGTTCAATATCCACCAG is part of the Paenibacillus sp. FSL M7-0420 genome and harbors:
- a CDS encoding metal ABC transporter solute-binding protein, Zn/Mn family, which translates into the protein MLHTRMVRRLLPVAALLLVLMLTACGPKSSGSIVEGKVNVITTFYPIYEFTAEIGGGDANVINLLPVGVEPHDWTPRSQDIIATSKAQLFLYNGAGLEGWVPNFLKSLDSDSKTKAVEVSQGVKLITTDEEDGHDHGHEGEEAEADGHGDSLHTDPHTWVSPKSALVMAKNIKDSLQSVDPAHTEGYEERYQKLADRLSALDLKFTEELGKLPNKEIVVSHQAFSYLARDYGLSQHAIMGLSPDAEPRGQDLVKLAALVKAEGIRYIFFEELVSDKLAKTLASETGVSTMVLNPVEGLTEAQQKNGDNYFTLMEKNLQNLILALQ
- the metG gene encoding methionine--tRNA ligase, whose product is MSENKTFYLTTPIYYPSDKLHIGHAYSTVAGDAMARYKRLRGYEVRYLTGTDEHGQKIEEKAGKAGKTPQEFVDGIVVGIKDLWKKLDISNDDFIRTTEERHKKVVADIFDRLLKQGDIYKGEYEGWYCISDETFYTETQLVDIERDADGKITGGKSPDSGHPVELVKEESYFFRMSKYADRLLKFYEENPEFILPESRKNEMINNFIKPGLEDLAVSRTTFDWGVKVKGDEKHVVYVWIDALTNYITALGYGSEDRSLYDKYWPADVHIVGKEIVRFHTIYWPIILMALGEPLPKKVFAHGWLLMKDGKMSKSKGNVVDPVTLIDRYGLDALRYYLLREVPFGSDGTFTPESFVDRINYDLANDLGNLLNRTGAMVEKYFGGELPAYAGQVTAFDGELEAMVQSTYAKVEEAMEKMEFSVALTAIGALISRTNKYIDETQPWVLAKDESRSGELASVMRHLVEGLRTASILLQPFLTGAPAKIWEQLGIQPGELTTWESGRSFGLIPAGTRLVKGDPIFPRLDVAQEVAYIAEAMGAGKPAEAAAEAAPAGAAVTADAAAADPEEEEHKEEIGIDDFAKAELRVAQVIACEPVKKADKLLKLQLDLGYEQRQVVSGIAKFYTPEELVGRKVICIVNLKPVKLRGELSQGMILAASKGDQLTIATVPDSMPNGAIVK